Genomic DNA from Theobroma cacao cultivar B97-61/B2 chromosome 3, Criollo_cocoa_genome_V2, whole genome shotgun sequence:
CACTTGGTGGCCGCTGGGtatccaaaaacaaaaaagagaagaggGAATAGACCAGTACCGCACCATTAATggtatttatataattttttcttcatatacCTTGCAAACATGGGACacaaatttcatttcaagtaTTGAAATCATACTACCTATATATCTATATCTAAAAGCCTACTCCCATGGAATGGGAAACTTATATGTTACATCCAAAGGTCAGCACCCATACAATAGAGACCAAACAAATTAAGGGTGATCCCAAACATACATCCAAACTTCAGAACTCACCTTTATCTTATAGTAAAAAGGTCATATGGACAAAATAGAGTTAGGATATGGATAAAATATAGCTACTTTGAGTTGATGTTTGCGAAATGATGCATGGTACAGTGTCATTACCAAGTTTAactttgaatttatattgattaTGGATCGAGAATGAGAATTGAACATTATGACATTTaatctcttaaattttttttaatttaataacgattaattgttttgaatttttaaataatttgtttatgtcaaagtaaaaaatttaaaaattatgtaaatttaattaatagtaCCCCATAAATTGATTCATGATTGGTGCTCTTGAACGCTTTGGTGGCGTGACAAAATCAACGGATGATAACAGCAAGACAAGATTTTGGGGAACGAGTACTAAGGCAAGGCGGAgtgagtttaattaagtctggCCATAAAGTAATCCATCTGATCAGCTTCTGGGCCCACCTTAGGTCCTCTTTTCCTCACTGGATTGGGCTACGGTAGGCCCAGATGGCTACCACTTCACGCTTTCTAGGTTTCCACATTTCCAACTCCAAAAAGTGAGGGGTTTTCCTCCGACTGCTGACGCTGAGCTCCTATTCTTCCATTCTCTTaaacccatctttcttcttcccatttaataaaaaaaaaaaaatgccgCCGTTAACCTTGCTGCAACTCCGCCGGCTCCTCCACCACTGCCTTTCTTCTCCCTCTCCCTTTCAACCCCACACACTCCCCCCTCTGAAATCCCATTTCACCCCTACCCATTTCTCCAAATCAGCATTTTTACTCTCTAAACCCTTCTCAACCCAAAGCCCAGATCCGATTGCTCAGTCTCTTTCCACTGAGATCCTCAAGAACCCTGATTTAGACCCTCTCCCAATCACCCAAAGACTCCAGCTCAGCTTCTCTCATATCAAACCAACTTCTCTCTTAATCTCCCAAACCCTCAATCTCTCCCCTGAAGCTGGCCGTACTGTTCTAGGGTTTAACGATTGGCTTCTCTCAGATCCTAATTTCAACCACACCGATGAAACGCTGTCGTTTTTCATCGACTATTTCGGTCGAAGAAAAGATTTCAAAGCTGCCCATGATCTCCTTGTCAACAACAAATCTGTTGCCGGGCCTAAAACCTTCGAGTCCTCCGTTGATAGGCTGGTCAGGGCTGGCCGGCCTGCCCAAGTTCTCGGGTTTTTCGAGGGGATGGGGAAGGATTATGGGTTCAAAAGAGATAAAGAATCTCTAAGATTGATAGTAGAGAAGTTGTGTGAAAATGGGTATGCAAGTTATGCTGAGAAGATGGTGAAAAACTCGGCGAATGAGATATTCCCGGACGAGATGATATGTGATTTATTGATCAAAGGTTGGTGTGTTGATGGGAAGCTCGAAGAAGCGAAAAGATTGGCTGGGGAAATGTATAGGGGAGGTTTTGAGATTGGTACAATGGCTTATAACGCAATGCTTGATTGTGTTTGTAAGCTTTGTAGGAAGAAAGATCCATTTCGACTTCATTCGGAAGCTGAGAAGGTTTTGCTTGATATGGATTTTTATGGGGTTCCCAGAAATGTGGAGACTTTTAATGTGTTGATGAATAACTTGTGTAAGATTAGGAAAACTGAGGATGCAATGAAGTTGTTTTATAGGATGGGAGAATGGGGGTGTTATCCAGACGCAGAgagttatttgattttgattaggAGTTTGTATCAGGCTGCACGAGTTGCAGAAGGCGATGAGATGATTGATAGGATGAAGTCTGCTGGGTTTGGTGATAAGCTTGGTGAGAAGGAATACTACAGTTTTCTGAAGATTTTGTGTGGGGTTGAGAGGGTTGAGCATGCTATAATTGTTTTTAAGAAGATGAAGGCAGATGGGTGTAAACCTGGGATAAAGACTTATGACTTGTTAATGGGGAAATGGTGTGGTCATAATCGGCTTGATAGAGCCAATGCACTTTATAATGAAGCGGTGAAAAATGGGGTGCCAGTTGAACCTAAGCCGTATAGGGTGGATCCTAGATATATGAAGAAAACCAAAGCTGTgaaggaggagaagaagaggGAGACTTTGCCTGAGAAAATGGCTAGGAAGAGGAGACGTCTTAAGCAAATTCGACTAAGTTTTGTAAAGAAGCCTAAAAGGACGATGCGCCATGTCTAAACTTGGCCTGTGCCTTACTGAAATTTTAAGTGGTATGACAATGTCGATTGGAGTTGCAGGCTCTTTTTTGAGCTTTGGTAATTTATTTATGATGAGTTTTgttgttataaaattttgttctcATTTTTGCTCTGCCGTTGGCAccattagaaataaaaattatgtttgaGTAATTCCTCTTACTCGTTCGATGCTTCTTACAAAATGAGGATTGCAAGTTTAGGTCTTGATTGCGTGATGCAAACATCATCGCCTTTTCTAATATTACCACTTACTGCAAGGTGTTATGCAGCCTTGTTCTTATGAATATACTGGGCAATGTAAATCAACCGCGTAAGTGTTTTCTCTTAATTATGTAAGCTGAATCATAGCAAGATCAATGCCAGTGCCACAatgtattttttgttttcacttaCATAGGTTCAAGTTCGGTCTTGCTCTATAGGTTCTGCATTATTCTTCTGAGTACCCATTTAGTTTACAGAATTTACTAGTGAAATCTTTCTCTTCAGATTCCATGATTTTGCTTTTGTTGGATAACTGGAAAGACGTTGGAAAATGATCCGACTTATGACATTGATAAAGTTCAGCATATCTCATTTCCTTGTTTGGAGATACGGGAGCTCTCCGgaataaatgaagaaatgaGATGGGCAACATGATAATGTAGATGGCAAAGCTGTCGAATCAGTGTAGGACTTCCAGCTACCATTTGCTGCCTAACAGATTGGCCAAAAATGAATGGACGTACCGTACCCCATGGGAGAATGGCATTGATTAGGCGGTGGCTTTTTCGGAAACGACTGAATTGATGTCCCTGTCTGGTTTGTTGAGGGTTCCGTTTCCCTGAGGCCTGAAAGGTTATAATCGTACTGAAAGCAAGACCACTGGAATTCGGTCCGTCTGTGAACTTGTTTAGCCTTTAAGTTCTGTAAAATTTacaattcatcatttctcatttCCAAAGAGTACCCTGGTTTTCTCTTGTTAGAAATCATCTGGCTATTATGTTATTGCACATCTTCCGAGGAcatgtatgctttataatacTTGGGAATGATACTAAAGTGCTGTAATTTCATGGAACGGTTTGA
This window encodes:
- the LOC18604863 gene encoding pentatricopeptide repeat-containing protein PNM1, mitochondrial; the encoded protein is MPPLTLLQLRRLLHHCLSSPSPFQPHTLPPLKSHFTPTHFSKSAFLLSKPFSTQSPDPIAQSLSTEILKNPDLDPLPITQRLQLSFSHIKPTSLLISQTLNLSPEAGRTVLGFNDWLLSDPNFNHTDETLSFFIDYFGRRKDFKAAHDLLVNNKSVAGPKTFESSVDRLVRAGRPAQVLGFFEGMGKDYGFKRDKESLRLIVEKLCENGYASYAEKMVKNSANEIFPDEMICDLLIKGWCVDGKLEEAKRLAGEMYRGGFEIGTMAYNAMLDCVCKLCRKKDPFRLHSEAEKVLLDMDFYGVPRNVETFNVLMNNLCKIRKTEDAMKLFYRMGEWGCYPDAESYLILIRSLYQAARVAEGDEMIDRMKSAGFGDKLGEKEYYSFLKILCGVERVEHAIIVFKKMKADGCKPGIKTYDLLMGKWCGHNRLDRANALYNEAVKNGVPVEPKPYRVDPRYMKKTKAVKEEKKRETLPEKMARKRRRLKQIRLSFVKKPKRTMRHV